The stretch of DNA CAGCGCCAGGTTCCGGGTGCCCTCCCGCACCTTGGCCTTGAGGAGCCGCGGGTGGTCGGGGAGGTCCCCCATGACCCCCACGTCCAGCACGTAGACCTCGCAGTCCGCGGCCAGGGCGAACTGGTTGATGGCCGCCCCTCCCCGGAGGAAGTTCAGGACCATCTGCCGCGTGACCTCCTGGGGGTAGGCGGAAACCCCCTCCGCCACCACCCCGTGGTCCGCCGCCGCCACCACCACCGCCCCCCGGCCGAGCTCCGGCTTCACCCGGCCCTGGATGGCCGCCAGGCGCACCGCCACCTCCTCCAGGTACCCCAAGGAGCGGGGCGGCTTGGTGAGGTCTTCCATGCGCTTTTGGGCTTCTTCCAAAACCTCCCGCTGCATCGCCCTCACTATAGCAGGGGGCGTAGACTTTAGCCATGGAGCTTTGGCTCGTGCGCCACGGGGAAACCCTTTGGAACCGGGAGGGGAGGCTTCTCGGGTGGACGGACCTCCCCCTCACCCCCCTGGGGCGGGCCCAGGCCAGGGCCCTTAGGGGGCTCCTCCCTCCCCTACCCGCCTACAGCTCAGACCTGAGGCGGGCCCTGGAGACGGCGGCCCTGGCGGGCTTTGCGCCCAAACCCACCCGGGCCCTACGGGAAATCCACTTTGGGGCCCTGGAGGGGGCTTCCTGGGAAACCCTAGACCCCCTCCACAAGGAGGCCCTCCTCCGCTTCCAGGGCTTCCACCCCCCTGGGGGGGAAGGCCTCGAGGCCTTCCAGGAGAGGGTGTTCCGGTTCCTGGAGGGCCTGGAAGGGCCCGCCCTCCTCTTTACCCATGGGGGGGTGGTGCGGGCGGTGCTAAGAGCCCTCGGGGAGGATGGCCTGGTGCCGCCGGGAAGCGCCCTCCTGGTGGACTGGCCCAAGAGGGTCCTGAGGCGGTTAGCGCCTGCACAGGTTGACGGGGGAGGGGAAGTAGGATAAAACCTAGGGCAAGCCCCCTAACGGGGCCCGTGCGGCTGGGGTGCCCCAAGGCCCGGATGTCTTGGGGCAGCAAAGGGGGAAGACCGGTGAAAGTCCGGCGCTGTGCCGCAACGGTAACCGGCCCGCGCATCAAGCCCTTCGTCATGGTCGGAAGCCCGAATACCCGCCCCGGCGCGCGCCTCACCTGCCCCCGAGCAGGGGTGAAAGGAGGCAAGCATGCGCGAAGCCATCGGTTTCCGGTCTAAGCTTTCTGTTTTCCCCCCACCTAGAGGTGCCCCATGACGGGCCTTGATCTTTTGGCCGTGGCCCTGGGGATGCGCCACGGCGTGGATCCCGACCACCTGGCTGCCGTGGACGGGCTCTCCCGGGTGCGCCCTTCCCCCCTCAACGGCGTCTACTTCGCCCTGGGGCACGGGGGCATCGTCACCCTCCTGGCCTTCCCCGCAGCGGCCTTGCTTGAACGGGTGGACCTTGAGGCCCTCCACCTCCCCACCTTACTCCTCCTCCTGGTGGCCGGCATCAACCTCTACCGGCTCCTCCGGCCCGAGGGGAGAGCGCCCCACCGCC from Thermus brockianus encodes:
- a CDS encoding histidine phosphatase family protein — protein: MELWLVRHGETLWNREGRLLGWTDLPLTPLGRAQARALRGLLPPLPAYSSDLRRALETAALAGFAPKPTRALREIHFGALEGASWETLDPLHKEALLRFQGFHPPGGEGLEAFQERVFRFLEGLEGPALLFTHGGVVRAVLRALGEDGLVPPGSALLVDWPKRVLRRLAPAQVDGGGEVG